aataagcCTACCGTGAAACACTCCATATTCTCCATTTCCAATCACTCCGATTTCCAGTTCCTCTAAATTTTCCACTTCGCTGTTCGCTTTTTTTATTTCACGGGTTGTATATACTAACAATTAAATTGAAGGAAattacaaaaattaaaatacaaaaattaaaatacaataaataatgaaattgtgaattataagaatatttaaaattttgttCCTTGTTTTATTAACCTATCCACTTCACTACCTACCAGATCAGAGTAATCATTTCACTACCTACCAGGTGGGTACCCATTTCACTACCCATTAGATATCACGAGTTCGCGGTAAAGGAGGTGGTGTCCCCATGTCGTCGGATATTGTAGGTAAAAATGGATTTGATGATAAGAATTCGTGAGGGTTTGATGGGTGGGATGTACTGGTGGTCCGTTAGTTAGTAGTCATTTCACCACCTCCGAACTAGTGGCCAGTACTGCAGGGGCAGTACTCGTAATGTAGTCAAAAACTTCAAGATCAATTACCTTTGTGTGACGGGAACACTCGTAGCTGTGGCATGTGGGAACGAATTCGTTTAAGCTTTACAGAGTGTTTATCAGTTGATTTTTCTACCTCACTGAGACGAAATATAGCACTATCGGATGACAGTGTCGAGAGCCGCCATAGAAACGATGCATTCGATATTCGAGCAGAAAGaatttgtgtgttttgtttaTCCGCAAAACTGGCACTTGAAGCTTGAGACTTGGCTGGCAATTCACTTGTCAGCTGAGCAAGCTTTTGAATTCTGTTTACTCGTCAAAAACGTGTGTAGAGAACGGGAAAGAGGGACTGGAAGGGCGTATGAGACTTCGATGAAGAATCATAGAAACGACAACAAACAAGCCACAGGCCCAGCGGACAGCTGGACATTTCGGAAGAGGGGAAAGAAATCAGGCTGCCGGACCAAATCACCGCACACCATGAATAATACGAGTATAAACAAATCGAGGGCCAGCCGACGTTGATGAGCAGTGTGCCTCAGTCCTCGAACGGATTCATTCGCTAATCTGGAACCAACGACATGAACAGCATCAACTACGCGGTGGAGTTTGACCACGATGAGAACATACTGGAGCACTGTAGACCGGCGGTGAGTATTGGCATTGACccaaacagaaacagaaacagaaggtGAAGGCCCAACTATCATTTCAGTCCTATCTATCGGAATGCCTGGCCTCGCTCACCTTGGATGACGAGAGTTCCCAGCGTCTCCGGCAGAAACTTCTGCTCTACAAGGCCGAAGCAGACTTTCTGGAATCGCAATTCGACGCAGCCGACTATTATGTTCAGAAGGAGGAACTGATCTTCAAGATCGTTTGTGAAATCAAAGGCATTGACTATGATCAATGGTTGAAGAATGAGCCGTAGGCTTGCCTTGGCCTAGCCTTGGACCCAATGTTTGGACCAAttcaaataaaacaaaattcTCAAAACTAATACGTCTCCTTTTGTTGGTTTTAAGAAGGGGCTGGCCACCACCACCCACAACAAATAGGGCAAGCTCAAAGGCCAGAGAAACGACTCCTGGATGATTTTGTATGCGGGCGGCCTTTTGTACGATACATTACCTTGACTAGATATTAATTTAAGCCATGTAATAAGACACAGCACATCACAatcaaacacacacatgcccGAAAGTATTTACAAGGCCCTAATGCCTTACGAGAC
The sequence above is a segment of the Drosophila miranda strain MSH22 chromosome 4, D.miranda_PacBio2.1, whole genome shotgun sequence genome. Coding sequences within it:
- the LOC108164208 gene encoding uncharacterized protein LOC108164208, with amino-acid sequence MNSINYAVEFDHDENILEHCRPASYLSECLASLTLDDESSQRLRQKLLLYKAEADFLESQFDAADYYVQKEELIFKIVCEIKGIDYDQWLKNEP